In the genome of Streptomyces collinus, one region contains:
- a CDS encoding DUF881 domain-containing protein, whose product MSDHDEKTAEDRGDTRDGGGESGNGLRKELPQEVPSAAPAAEEAPKEPEPEQVPEPQPDPGPRLTGRQRLVQGLWPPRVTRAQLIVAVLLFGLGFGLAVQVASNSDSDSALRGARQEDLVRILDELDDRTQRLEDEKQGLEQQRDELENSSDQAEEARKQTIEKERQLGILAGTVAAQGPGITMTIVDTKGTVEADMLLDAIQELRAAGAEAIQVNGVRVVAGTYLADSGKGVSVDGNKINAPYRFKVIGKSQDLEPALNIPGGVVQTLEKEQATVAIERSTDIVVDALRAAKRPDYARSSSQ is encoded by the coding sequence ATGAGCGATCACGACGAGAAGACCGCCGAGGACCGGGGCGACACGCGCGACGGCGGGGGCGAATCCGGGAACGGGCTGCGCAAGGAGCTGCCTCAGGAGGTGCCCTCGGCGGCGCCTGCCGCCGAGGAGGCGCCGAAGGAGCCGGAGCCCGAGCAGGTACCGGAACCGCAGCCGGACCCCGGGCCGCGGCTGACCGGCAGGCAGCGGCTGGTGCAGGGGCTGTGGCCGCCGCGTGTCACCCGGGCGCAACTCATCGTCGCGGTGCTGTTGTTCGGTCTGGGGTTCGGGCTGGCCGTGCAGGTGGCCTCCAACAGCGACAGCGACAGCGCCCTGCGGGGCGCGCGGCAGGAAGATCTTGTCCGCATTCTCGATGAACTGGATGACCGTACTCAGCGTCTTGAGGACGAGAAGCAGGGTCTCGAACAGCAGCGCGACGAGCTGGAGAACAGCTCGGACCAGGCCGAGGAGGCCAGGAAGCAGACGATCGAGAAGGAGAGGCAACTCGGCATCCTGGCGGGCACGGTGGCCGCGCAGGGGCCCGGCATCACCATGACGATCGTGGACACGAAGGGGACGGTCGAGGCGGACATGCTGCTCGACGCGATCCAGGAGCTGCGCGCCGCGGGCGCGGAGGCGATTCAGGTCAACGGCGTCCGGGTCGTCGCCGGCACCTATCTCGCGGACTCCGGCAAGGGTGTGAGCGTCGACGGGAACAAGATCAACGCGCCCTATCGTTTCAAGGTCATCGGCAAGTCGCAGGACCTGGAGCCGGCGCTCAACATCCCCGGAGGCGTGGTGCAGACTCTCGAGAAGGAACAGGCCACCGTCGCGATCGAGCGGTCCACCGACATCGTGGTGGACGCCTTGCGAGCAGCGAAGCGGCCTGACTACGCTCGGTCGTCCTCGCAGTGA
- a CDS encoding small basic family protein: MIAVLGLVVGVVAGLLVRPEVPAVVEPYLPIAVVAALDAVFGGLRAMLDGIFDDKVFVVSFLSNVVVAALIVFLGDKLGVGAQLSTGVVVVLGIRIFSNAAAIRRHVFRA, from the coding sequence GTGATCGCCGTACTGGGCCTCGTCGTGGGAGTCGTGGCCGGCCTGTTGGTCCGGCCTGAGGTTCCGGCGGTGGTCGAGCCTTATCTGCCGATCGCCGTCGTGGCAGCGCTCGACGCCGTCTTCGGCGGCCTGCGGGCCATGCTCGACGGCATCTTCGACGACAAGGTCTTCGTGGTGTCGTTCCTGTCGAACGTCGTCGTGGCCGCGTTGATCGTGTTCCTGGGCGACAAGCTCGGCGTGGGCGCCCAGCTGTCCACCGGTGTGGTGGTCGTCCTCGGTATCCGGATCTTCTCCAACGCCGCGGCGATCCGCCGGCACGTGTTCCGGGCGTGA
- a CDS encoding PTS sugar transporter subunit IIA, protein MTTVTSPLAGRAIGLAAVPDPVFSGAMVGPGTAIDPVREPSEAVSPVDGVIVSLHPHAFVVVDESGHGVLTHLGIDTVQLNGEGFELLVNKGDTVTRGQGVVRWNPAAVEAAGKSAICPVVALEATAEALSDLRIDGEVKAGDSLFLWK, encoded by the coding sequence ATGACCACCGTGACGTCCCCGCTCGCAGGACGCGCCATCGGACTGGCAGCCGTGCCGGATCCCGTCTTCTCCGGGGCCATGGTCGGCCCGGGCACAGCGATCGACCCCGTACGTGAACCTTCCGAGGCCGTCTCGCCCGTGGACGGCGTCATCGTCTCCCTGCACCCGCACGCGTTCGTCGTCGTCGACGAGAGCGGGCACGGCGTGCTCACCCACCTCGGTATCGACACCGTGCAGCTCAACGGCGAGGGTTTCGAGCTGCTCGTGAACAAGGGCGACACCGTCACGCGCGGACAGGGTGTCGTGCGCTGGAACCCGGCTGCCGTCGAGGCCGCCGGCAAGTCCGCGATCTGCCCGGTCGTGGCCCTGGAGGCCACGGCCGAGGCTCTCTCCGATCTTCGCATCGACGGCGAAGTGAAGGCCGGCGACAGTCTCTTCCTCTGGAAGTGA
- a CDS encoding mannose-1-phosphate guanyltransferase, translating to MKAVVMAGGEGTRLRPMTSSMPKPLLPVANRPIMEHVLRLLKRHGLNETVVTVQFLASLVKNYFGDGEELGMELTYANEEKPLGTAGSVKNAEEALKDDAFLVISGDALTDFDLTELINFHKEKGALVTVCLTRVPNPLEFGITIVDEEGKVERFLEKPTWGQVFSDTVNTGIYVMEPEVFDYVEPDVPVDWSGDVFPQLMKEGKPIYGYIAEGYWEDVGTHESYVKAQADVLEGKVDVDVDGFEISPGVWVAEGAEVHPDAVLRGPVYIGDYAKVEAGSEIREHTVVGSNVVVKSGAFLHKAVVHDNVYVGPHSNLRGCVVGKNTDIMRAARIEDGAVIGDECLIGEESIVQGNVRVYPFKTIEAGAFVNTSVIWESRGQAHLFGARGVSGILNVEITPELAVRLAGAYATTLKKGSTVTTARDHSRGARALKRAVISALQASAIDVRDLENVPLPVARQQTARGSAGGIMIRTTPGVPDSVDIMFFDGNGADLSQGSQRKLDRVFARQEYRRAFPGEIGDLHFPASVFDSYTGSLLRNVDTTGISESGLKVVVDASNGSAGLVLPSLLGKLGVDSLTINPGLDESRPTETADMRRSGMVRLGEIVASSGAAFGVRFDPVGERLSLVDEKGRIIEDDRALLVMLDLVAAERRSGRVALPVTTTRIAEQVAAYHGTQVEWTTTSPDDLTRVGGEEGTIFGGDGKGGFIVPEFSSVYDATAAFVRLIGLVARTQLTLSQIDARIPRAHVLKRDLATPWAVKGLVMRRVVEAAGDRFVDTTDGVRVVETDGRWVMVLPDPAEAVTHLWAEGPDDASAQALLDEWSAVVDSAGR from the coding sequence ATGAAGGCCGTCGTGATGGCCGGAGGCGAAGGCACGCGCCTTCGTCCTATGACCTCAAGCATGCCCAAGCCGCTCCTGCCGGTGGCCAACCGGCCGATCATGGAGCATGTTCTGCGGCTGCTCAAGAGGCATGGGCTCAACGAAACAGTCGTGACTGTCCAGTTCCTGGCGTCGCTCGTCAAGAACTACTTCGGTGACGGCGAAGAGCTCGGTATGGAGCTCACCTATGCCAATGAGGAGAAGCCACTCGGTACCGCCGGAAGCGTCAAGAACGCAGAGGAAGCGCTGAAGGACGATGCCTTCCTCGTCATCTCCGGCGATGCTCTGACGGATTTCGACCTCACCGAGCTCATCAATTTCCACAAGGAGAAGGGCGCGCTCGTCACGGTCTGTCTGACGCGTGTGCCCAATCCGCTGGAATTCGGTATCACCATTGTCGACGAAGAAGGCAAGGTGGAGCGCTTCCTGGAGAAGCCCACCTGGGGCCAGGTCTTCTCCGACACCGTGAACACCGGCATCTACGTGATGGAGCCCGAGGTCTTCGACTATGTCGAGCCCGACGTGCCCGTCGACTGGTCCGGCGATGTCTTCCCGCAGCTGATGAAGGAAGGCAAGCCCATCTACGGCTACATCGCCGAGGGCTACTGGGAGGACGTCGGCACGCACGAGAGCTATGTGAAGGCTCAGGCCGATGTCCTGGAGGGCAAGGTCGACGTTGACGTCGACGGATTCGAGATCTCCCCGGGCGTATGGGTCGCCGAGGGAGCGGAGGTCCATCCCGACGCCGTCCTCCGCGGGCCCGTCTACATCGGTGACTACGCCAAGGTCGAGGCGGGCTCCGAGATCCGTGAGCACACCGTCGTGGGCTCCAACGTCGTCGTCAAGAGCGGTGCTTTCCTGCACAAGGCCGTCGTCCACGACAACGTCTACGTGGGGCCGCACAGCAATCTCCGCGGCTGCGTGGTCGGCAAGAACACCGACATCATGCGCGCGGCGCGGATCGAGGACGGGGCGGTCATCGGTGATGAGTGCCTGATCGGTGAAGAATCGATTGTCCAGGGCAATGTGCGGGTCTATCCCTTCAAGACCATCGAGGCCGGCGCCTTCGTCAACACCTCGGTGATCTGGGAGTCCAGGGGACAGGCCCATCTCTTCGGCGCCCGTGGTGTGTCCGGGATCCTGAACGTGGAGATCACTCCGGAGCTCGCGGTCCGCCTCGCAGGCGCGTACGCGACGACGCTGAAGAAGGGCTCGACCGTCACCACGGCCCGGGACCACTCCCGTGGTGCCCGCGCGCTCAAGCGGGCGGTGATCTCCGCGCTTCAGGCCAGCGCGATCGACGTGCGGGACCTGGAGAACGTCCCGTTGCCGGTTGCCCGGCAGCAGACCGCGCGGGGCAGCGCGGGCGGCATCATGATCCGCACCACGCCCGGGGTGCCGGATTCCGTGGACATCATGTTCTTCGACGGGAACGGCGCGGACCTGTCGCAGGGCAGCCAGCGGAAGCTGGACCGGGTGTTCGCGCGGCAGGAGTACCGTCGGGCGTTCCCCGGTGAGATCGGGGATCTGCACTTCCCGGCCAGCGTCTTCGATTCGTACACCGGGTCGTTGCTGCGGAACGTCGACACGACGGGCATCTCCGAGTCCGGGCTGAAGGTCGTCGTGGACGCGTCCAACGGAAGCGCGGGACTCGTCCTGCCGAGCCTCCTCGGCAAGCTCGGGGTGGACTCGCTGACGATCAACCCCGGCCTCGACGAGTCCAGGCCCACGGAGACGGCCGACATGCGGCGGTCGGGGATGGTGCGTCTCGGGGAGATCGTGGCGTCCTCGGGGGCCGCGTTCGGCGTCCGGTTCGACCCTGTCGGTGAGCGGCTGTCGCTCGTCGACGAGAAGGGGCGGATCATCGAGGACGACCGGGCGCTGCTCGTGATGCTGGACCTCGTCGCCGCCGAGCGGCGCAGCGGCCGGGTCGCGCTGCCGGTGACCACGACCCGGATCGCCGAGCAGGTGGCGGCGTACCACGGGACGCAGGTCGAGTGGACGACCACCTCTCCCGACGACCTCACCCGGGTCGGCGGTGAGGAGGGGACGATCTTCGGCGGTGACGGCAAGGGCGGCTTCATCGTCCCCGAGTTCAGCAGCGTGTACGACGCGACCGCGGCCTTCGTGCGGCTCATCGGACTCGTGGCGCGGACGCAGCTCACGCTCAGCCAGATCGACGCGCGGATTCCGCGGGCGCACGTCCTGAAGCGCGATCTGGCGACCCCGTGGGCCGTCAAGGGGCTCGTGATGCGGCGGGTCGTCGAAGCGGCCGGAGATCGCTTCGTGGACACCACGGACGGGGTGCGGGTGGTGGAGACCGACGGCCGCTGGGTGATGGTGCTGCCCGATCCGGCCGAGGCCGTCACCCACCTGTGGGCCGAGGGGCCGGACGACGCCTCCGCGCAGGCCCTGCTTGACGAATGGTCGGCGGTCGTGGACAGCGCCGGCCGGTAG
- a CDS encoding FHA domain-containing protein translates to MGGAWWKLSGADGRCQDVRVGQSVQSGFVLPHGRVCFGQGESPVKLFAKLFGKSAREGSDNATARHRAQPDAEGQRPLFRDQVGGPGGDVSGGQGAPSVDPAQPGGIGFGQPSTSSAGGGFSDPYASNAPGGQPRQEDPMSALVCTRCGNRNAENSRFCSNCGAPLRAGATPERPSETTSTISISGLEAYDSETTGQTPMPTLSPEAQAAVEALPLGSALLVVRRGPNSGSRFLLDGDLTTAGRHPQSDIFLDDVTVSRRHVEFRRGQDGSFTVADVGSLNGTYVNRERIDQVALNNGDEVQIGKYRLVFYASQRGY, encoded by the coding sequence ATGGGCGGTGCGTGGTGGAAACTGTCTGGTGCAGACGGACGTTGTCAGGATGTCCGGGTCGGCCAGAGTGTTCAGTCAGGGTTCGTCCTGCCCCACGGGCGGGTCTGTTTCGGTCAAGGGGAATCGCCCGTGAAGTTGTTTGCGAAGTTGTTCGGCAAGAGCGCGCGAGAGGGCAGCGACAATGCGACCGCCCGTCATCGCGCACAGCCTGACGCGGAGGGCCAGCGGCCGCTGTTCCGGGACCAGGTCGGCGGCCCGGGCGGCGATGTTTCCGGTGGTCAGGGCGCGCCGTCGGTTGACCCTGCGCAGCCCGGCGGCATAGGTTTCGGGCAACCGTCAACCTCAAGTGCGGGTGGAGGGTTTTCCGACCCGTATGCGTCCAACGCCCCCGGTGGGCAGCCGCGGCAGGAGGATCCGATGTCGGCACTGGTGTGTACGAGGTGCGGTAACCGCAACGCGGAGAACAGCCGTTTCTGCTCCAACTGCGGCGCGCCGCTGCGGGCGGGGGCGACGCCGGAGCGTCCGTCCGAGACGACCTCCACGATCTCCATCTCCGGTCTCGAGGCCTACGACAGCGAGACCACCGGCCAGACGCCGATGCCGACGCTGTCCCCGGAGGCTCAGGCCGCCGTCGAGGCGCTGCCGCTGGGTTCCGCGCTCCTGGTGGTGCGGCGCGGTCCGAATTCGGGCAGCCGCTTCCTGCTGGACGGCGATCTGACGACGGCCGGCCGGCATCCGCAGAGCGACATCTTCCTGGACGACGTGACGGTGTCCCGGCGCCACGTGGAGTTCCGCCGCGGCCAGGACGGTTCGTTCACGGTGGCCGACGTGGGCAGCCTGAACGGCACGTACGTGAACCGCGAGCGGATCGACCAGGTCGCTCTGAACAACGGCGACGAGGTGCAGATCGGCAAGTACCGGCTGGTCTTCTACGCCAGCCAGCGGGGCTACTGA
- a CDS encoding CDP-alcohol phosphatidyltransferase family protein, with translation MEVQETRVQTDRVLTIPNILSMARLVGVPVFLWLILRPEFGGPQSDGWALLVLALSGVSDYLDGKLARRWNQISSLGRLLDPAADRLYILSTLVGLTWREILPLWLTALLLARELVLLVMVGILRRHGYPPPQVNFLGKAATFNLMYAFPLLLLSDGSGWISSLAAIFGWAFAGWGTTLYWWAGVLYVVQVRRLVRADATTD, from the coding sequence GTGGAGGTTCAGGAGACTCGCGTCCAGACGGACCGTGTGCTCACCATCCCGAACATCCTCAGCATGGCGCGCCTCGTCGGCGTGCCCGTGTTCCTGTGGCTGATCCTGCGGCCTGAGTTCGGTGGGCCCCAAAGTGACGGCTGGGCCCTTCTGGTGCTGGCCCTGAGCGGTGTCAGTGACTATCTGGACGGCAAGCTCGCGCGTCGCTGGAACCAGATCAGCAGCCTCGGCCGGCTCCTCGATCCTGCGGCCGATCGGCTGTACATTCTCTCGACCCTGGTCGGCCTCACCTGGCGCGAGATTCTGCCCCTCTGGTTGACCGCTCTACTCCTGGCGCGAGAGCTGGTTCTGCTGGTCATGGTCGGCATCCTCCGCCGGCACGGCTATCCGCCGCCCCAGGTGAACTTCCTGGGCAAGGCCGCGACCTTCAACCTGATGTACGCCTTCCCCTTGCTGCTGCTCAGTGACGGAAGCGGCTGGATCTCGTCACTGGCTGCTATTTTCGGATGGGCGTTCGCAGGGTGGGGTACAACGCTGTACTGGTGGGCAGGAGTCCTCTACGTGGTACAAGTCCGCCGCCTGGTCCGTGCGGACGCCACGACCGATTGA
- the ptsP gene encoding phosphoenolpyruvate--protein phosphotransferase: METTLRGVGVSHGVAIGEVRHMGTAVLEPPAKQIPAEEAEREQGRARKAVEAVAADLMARGNLAGGEAQAVLEAQAMMAQDPELMADVERRIAVGSTAERGVYDAFASYRELLAGAGEYLAGRVADLDDVRNRIVARLLGVPMPGVPDSDEPYVLVARDLAPADTALLDPTLVLGFVTEEGGPTSHSAILARALGVPAVVALPGAGELAEGTMIAVDGSTGEIFVDPSDEKKAQLEAAAAQRKAALAASTGPGATADGHKVPLLANIGGPADVAAAVEAGAEGVGLFRTEFLFLDDSKQAPSEEKQVAAYRQVLEAFPEGRVVVRVLDAGADKPLDFLTPADEPNPALGVRGLRTLLDHPEVLRTQLAALAKAAEGLPVYLEVMAPMVADRTDARAFADACRAAGLRAKFGAMVEIPSAALRARSILQEVEFLSLGTNDLAQYTFAADRQVGAVSRLQDPWQPALLDLVELSAEAAKAEGKSCGVCGEAASDPLLACVLTGLGVTSLSMGAASIPYVRATLAKYTLAQCERAAAAARATDSAEEARIAAQAVLSGE, from the coding sequence ATGGAGACAACGCTGCGAGGCGTCGGGGTGAGCCACGGTGTGGCCATCGGCGAGGTTCGGCACATGGGAACGGCGGTACTCGAGCCGCCCGCGAAGCAGATCCCGGCGGAAGAGGCGGAGCGTGAGCAGGGGCGCGCCCGCAAGGCCGTGGAGGCGGTGGCGGCTGACCTGATGGCGCGCGGCAACCTGGCCGGCGGTGAAGCCCAGGCCGTGCTCGAGGCACAGGCCATGATGGCCCAGGACCCCGAGTTGATGGCCGATGTGGAGCGGCGGATCGCCGTCGGCAGCACGGCGGAGCGCGGGGTGTACGACGCGTTCGCCTCCTACCGCGAGCTGCTGGCGGGGGCCGGTGAGTACCTGGCCGGTCGTGTGGCCGACCTCGACGACGTGCGGAACCGTATCGTCGCCCGTCTGCTGGGGGTGCCGATGCCGGGCGTCCCCGACAGCGACGAGCCCTACGTCCTGGTTGCCCGCGACCTTGCTCCGGCCGACACCGCGCTGCTGGACCCGACTCTGGTGCTCGGCTTCGTCACGGAGGAGGGCGGTCCGACCAGCCACAGCGCGATTCTGGCCCGGGCGCTCGGTGTGCCGGCCGTGGTGGCGCTGCCGGGTGCCGGTGAGCTCGCCGAGGGCACGATGATCGCGGTCGACGGCAGCACGGGAGAGATCTTCGTGGACCCGAGCGACGAGAAGAAGGCTCAGCTCGAGGCCGCGGCCGCCCAGCGGAAGGCCGCGTTGGCTGCGTCGACCGGGCCCGGAGCCACCGCGGACGGTCACAAGGTGCCGCTGCTCGCGAACATCGGTGGCCCCGCTGATGTGGCGGCCGCCGTCGAGGCCGGTGCCGAGGGAGTGGGTCTCTTCCGTACCGAGTTCCTCTTCCTGGACGACAGCAAGCAGGCGCCGTCCGAGGAGAAGCAGGTCGCTGCGTACCGGCAGGTGCTCGAGGCGTTCCCCGAGGGGCGTGTCGTGGTGCGGGTGCTGGACGCGGGCGCGGACAAGCCGCTCGACTTCCTCACTCCCGCGGACGAGCCGAACCCGGCGCTCGGCGTGCGGGGTCTGCGGACGCTCCTCGACCACCCGGAGGTCCTGCGTACCCAGCTGGCCGCGCTGGCCAAGGCCGCGGAGGGACTGCCCGTCTACCTTGAGGTCATGGCCCCGATGGTGGCGGACCGTACGGATGCCCGGGCCTTCGCGGACGCCTGCCGTGCCGCTGGGCTGCGGGCGAAGTTCGGTGCGATGGTCGAGATCCCGTCGGCCGCGCTGCGGGCCCGCTCGATCCTTCAGGAGGTCGAGTTCCTGTCGCTGGGAACGAACGACCTCGCTCAGTACACCTTCGCCGCCGACCGTCAGGTGGGCGCTGTGTCCCGTCTGCAGGATCCCTGGCAGCCCGCTCTGCTCGACCTGGTGGAGCTGTCAGCCGAGGCGGCCAAGGCCGAGGGCAAGAGCTGTGGTGTCTGCGGTGAGGCCGCGTCCGACCCGCTGCTCGCGTGCGTGCTGACCGGTCTGGGCGTCACCTCTCTTTCGATGGGTGCCGCGTCGATTCCCTATGTCCGGGCGACGCTGGCAAAGTACACGCTGGCGCAGTGCGAGCGGGCTGCTGCGGCGGCGCGGGCGACGGACAGCGCTGAGGAGGCGCGCATCGCCGCGCAAGCGGTGCTGTCGGGCGAATAG
- a CDS encoding DUF881 domain-containing protein, translating into MCGMPQQPPIRSTPARPRRPDASMSLLTNVMDHSLDDGYAEAAARKKAAGDSGMPKTLRAKLGLAAGLVLAALVVTLGAAQARVAAPVVAKEREELVDRIDRETETADKLEDSVDELRADVSARQREALRNSGGSADSDLAGILSGAVAVHGPGVKLVVNDAKEAATGGDGDPRETSGFSDTGRVRDRDMQRVVNGLWESGAEAVSINGQRLTALSAIRAAGDAILVDNKPLVPPYTVLAVGDGQRLSTRFQNSADGLYLNALQESYGIRTGISVEDDLRLPAAPSVTVRTAQPSVEKSEKGTS; encoded by the coding sequence ATGTGCGGCATGCCGCAGCAACCCCCCATTCGGAGCACACCCGCGCGGCCCCGGCGCCCGGATGCGTCCATGTCGTTGCTGACCAACGTCATGGACCACAGCCTCGACGACGGATATGCCGAGGCCGCGGCGCGCAAGAAGGCCGCGGGAGACAGCGGCATGCCGAAGACGCTCCGGGCGAAGCTCGGGCTTGCCGCCGGACTGGTGCTCGCGGCCCTCGTCGTGACCCTCGGAGCGGCGCAGGCGCGGGTCGCGGCTCCGGTCGTCGCCAAGGAGCGGGAAGAGCTCGTCGACCGCATCGACCGGGAGACCGAGACGGCGGACAAGCTGGAGGACTCCGTCGACGAGCTGCGCGCGGACGTGAGCGCACGGCAGCGCGAGGCGCTGAGGAACAGCGGCGGCAGCGCGGACTCCGACCTGGCGGGCATCCTGTCGGGCGCGGTAGCGGTGCACGGGCCCGGCGTGAAGCTCGTGGTGAACGACGCCAAGGAAGCCGCCACGGGTGGCGACGGCGACCCGCGGGAGACCTCCGGGTTCTCCGACACCGGCCGGGTGCGGGACCGGGACATGCAGCGCGTGGTGAACGGGCTGTGGGAGTCGGGTGCCGAGGCCGTCTCGATCAACGGGCAGAGGCTGACGGCACTGTCCGCGATCAGGGCCGCCGGTGACGCCATACTGGTCGACAACAAGCCGCTGGTGCCGCCGTACACGGTGCTGGCGGTGGGGGACGGGCAGCGGCTGAGCACGCGGTTCCAGAACAGCGCGGACGGGTTGTATCTGAACGCGCTGCAGGAGAGCTACGGCATCAGGACAGGCATCTCCGTGGAGGACGACCTCCGGCTGCCTGCCGCACCGAGTGTGACCGTACGTACAGCACAGCCGAGCGTTGAGAAGAGTGAGAAGGGCACATCGTGA
- the ftsR gene encoding transcriptional regulator FtsR translates to MLQKPSGGAGRGAAATDSGLMSIGAVLNALRDEFPEVTISKIRFLESEGLIEPQRTPSGYRKFSAHDVERLGHVLRMQRDHYLPLKVIREHLAAMERGEAVPLPVVGRQRDGESAAEPSEGPTAARIGRDALLAAADVDEQELKEWESYGLLTPLEDGAYDAEAVTVALLVIELGRFGIEPRHLRAMKAAADREAGLVDQVVAPLRRHRNPQTRAHAEARTKELAGLTVKLHAALVRTALGVRLP, encoded by the coding sequence ATGCTGCAAAAACCGAGCGGCGGTGCCGGGCGCGGCGCCGCCGCCACGGACAGTGGGCTGATGAGCATCGGCGCGGTGCTGAACGCGCTGCGCGACGAGTTTCCCGAAGTGACCATCTCCAAGATCCGTTTCCTGGAGTCGGAAGGGCTCATCGAGCCGCAGCGGACCCCGTCGGGGTACCGCAAGTTCAGCGCCCATGACGTCGAGCGCCTCGGTCACGTCCTGAGGATGCAGCGGGATCACTATCTGCCCCTGAAGGTGATCCGGGAGCACCTGGCGGCCATGGAGCGCGGTGAGGCCGTACCGCTGCCGGTGGTGGGCCGTCAGCGGGACGGAGAGTCCGCAGCCGAGCCGTCCGAGGGGCCCACGGCGGCCAGGATCGGGCGGGACGCGCTGCTCGCCGCCGCGGATGTCGACGAGCAGGAGCTCAAGGAGTGGGAGTCCTACGGTCTTCTCACCCCCCTGGAGGACGGTGCCTATGACGCCGAGGCGGTCACCGTCGCCCTGCTCGTCATCGAGCTCGGGCGGTTCGGGATCGAGCCGCGGCACCTGCGGGCGATGAAGGCCGCCGCGGACCGTGAGGCCGGGCTCGTGGACCAGGTGGTGGCCCCGTTGAGGCGGCACCGGAACCCGCAGACCAGGGCTCATGCCGAGGCCCGCACCAAGGAGCTGGCGGGGCTCACGGTGAAGCTGCACGCCGCGCTGGTGCGGACGGCGCTCGGCGTGCGGCT